Proteins encoded within one genomic window of Bradyrhizobium manausense:
- a CDS encoding 2-hydroxychromene-2-carboxylate isomerase: protein MIEFFFDCSSPWTYLAFHNIQPLAKELGAEIVWRPILVGGIFNTVNPSVYAQREKPVPLKARYMKKDLQDWARSAGLAIKMPPTVFPVNSVKAMRGCIWLGKDMVPFATALFEAYWGGDKDISQDAVLAEICKNVGVDEQKFLAGISEQAIKDQLKANTEEVVARGGFGSPTIFVNKTDMYFGNDRLPLIREALLRNKASAA from the coding sequence ATGATCGAATTCTTCTTCGACTGCTCCAGCCCCTGGACTTATCTCGCCTTCCACAACATCCAGCCGCTGGCGAAGGAGCTCGGCGCCGAGATCGTCTGGCGACCGATCCTGGTCGGGGGCATCTTCAACACCGTCAACCCGAGCGTCTACGCGCAGCGCGAGAAACCGGTGCCGCTGAAGGCGCGCTACATGAAGAAGGATCTTCAGGACTGGGCACGCTCGGCGGGTCTCGCGATCAAGATGCCGCCGACGGTGTTTCCGGTGAACAGCGTGAAGGCGATGCGTGGCTGCATCTGGCTCGGGAAAGACATGGTGCCGTTCGCGACCGCATTGTTCGAAGCTTATTGGGGCGGCGACAAGGACATCTCGCAGGATGCGGTGCTGGCCGAGATCTGCAAGAACGTCGGCGTCGACGAACAGAAATTCCTCGCCGGCATCTCGGAGCAGGCGATCAAGGATCAGCTCAAGGCCAACACGGAAGAGGTGGTCGCGCGCGGCGGGTTCGGTTCGCCGACGATCTTCGTCAACAAGACCGACATGTATTTCGGCAATGACCGGCTGCCGCTGATCCGCGAGGCGCTGTTGCGCAACAAGGCGAGTGCCGCCTGA
- a CDS encoding methionine synthase gives MLFPTTIAGSLPKPEWLAEPNMLWAPWKSAGDELLRAKRDATMLAVKVQEDAGIDIVTEGEQARQHFVHGFLEKIDGIDFAHKVEMGIRKDRYKAMVPQVVAPLQLKGRVHADEARVARTHTKKKLKFTLPGPMTIIDTIADRYYGDRVKMAFAFADLLNEEAKALQADGVDLVQFDEPAFNVYMDEVNDWGIKALERAAQGLTCATAVHICYGYGIKANTDWKETLGAQWRQYEQIFPAIDASPIQQVAIECRNSKVPLDLLALLKNKIVQAGVIDVASDTVETADDVVKVIDAVSKFVPKSNIIATTNCGMAPMRREIAEAKLMALGAGAALAREKLG, from the coding sequence ATGCTGTTTCCAACCACGATCGCCGGCTCCTTGCCCAAGCCGGAATGGCTCGCCGAGCCCAACATGCTCTGGGCGCCCTGGAAGTCTGCAGGCGACGAGCTTCTCCGCGCCAAGCGCGATGCCACGATGCTCGCGGTGAAGGTCCAGGAGGACGCCGGCATCGACATCGTCACCGAGGGCGAGCAGGCCCGCCAGCATTTCGTGCACGGTTTCCTGGAGAAGATCGACGGCATCGACTTCGCCCACAAGGTCGAGATGGGCATCCGCAAGGATCGCTACAAGGCGATGGTGCCGCAAGTGGTCGCGCCGCTTCAGCTCAAGGGTCGCGTGCATGCCGACGAGGCGCGCGTGGCGCGCACCCACACTAAGAAGAAATTGAAGTTCACCCTGCCCGGCCCGATGACCATCATCGACACGATTGCGGACCGTTACTACGGTGATCGCGTCAAGATGGCATTTGCCTTCGCCGATCTCCTCAACGAGGAAGCCAAGGCATTGCAGGCCGACGGCGTCGATCTCGTGCAGTTCGACGAGCCCGCCTTCAACGTTTACATGGACGAGGTCAACGACTGGGGCATCAAGGCGCTGGAGCGCGCAGCCCAAGGCCTCACCTGCGCGACGGCCGTGCACATCTGTTACGGTTACGGCATCAAGGCCAACACCGACTGGAAGGAGACGCTCGGCGCCCAATGGCGGCAGTATGAGCAGATTTTTCCGGCGATCGACGCGAGCCCGATCCAGCAGGTCGCGATCGAGTGCCGCAATTCGAAGGTGCCGCTCGATCTGCTCGCGCTGCTCAAGAACAAGATCGTGCAGGCCGGCGTGATCGACGTCGCCAGCGACACGGTCGAGACTGCGGACGATGTCGTCAAGGTGATCGACGCGGTGTCGAAATTCGTGCCCAAGAGCAACATCATCGCCACTACGAATTGTGGCATGGCGCCGATGCGGCGCGAGATCGCCGAGGCCAAGCTGATGGCGCTCGGCGCGGGTGCCGCGCTGGCGCGCGAAAAGCTGGGGTGA
- a CDS encoding glutathione S-transferase N-terminal domain-containing protein, protein MIDLHYAPTPNGWKISIMLEELGLPYTVKPVNIRAGEQFSPEFLAISPNNRIPAIVDHEPADGGGPFPVFETGAILIYLAEKTGRFLATDLRGRSTTIQWVMWQMAGLGPMLGQHGHFALYAAEKIPYAIERYRDEAARLYGVLDRQLARTGAYVAGDYSIADIACFPWTMTHKAQGFTLDDYPNVKRWYAEVRARPQVQAGLAIGKFVKEPFDEESRKIMFGQRAKEVLGKT, encoded by the coding sequence ATGATCGATCTCCATTACGCGCCGACGCCGAACGGCTGGAAAATCTCGATCATGCTGGAGGAACTGGGGCTTCCCTACACGGTGAAGCCCGTCAACATCCGCGCCGGCGAACAGTTCTCCCCCGAGTTTCTGGCGATCTCCCCCAACAACCGCATTCCCGCAATCGTCGATCACGAGCCCGCCGACGGCGGTGGGCCGTTCCCGGTGTTCGAGACCGGGGCAATCCTGATCTATCTCGCCGAGAAGACCGGGCGGTTCTTGGCCACCGATCTGCGCGGCCGCTCCACCACCATCCAGTGGGTGATGTGGCAGATGGCCGGGCTCGGGCCGATGCTCGGCCAGCACGGCCATTTCGCGCTCTACGCGGCCGAGAAGATTCCGTACGCGATCGAGCGCTATCGCGACGAGGCCGCGCGGCTCTATGGCGTGCTCGACCGGCAGCTCGCCAGGACCGGCGCCTATGTCGCCGGCGACTATTCCATCGCCGACATCGCCTGCTTCCCCTGGACCATGACCCACAAGGCGCAGGGCTTTACGCTCGACGACTATCCGAACGTGAAGCGCTGGTACGCCGAGGTGCGTGCCAGGCCGCAGGTGCAGGCGGGCCTTGCGATCGGAAAATTCGTGAAAGAGCCGTTCGACGAGGAATCACGCAAGATCATGTTCGGCCAGAGGGCTAAGGAAGTGCTGGGAAAGACCTAG
- the gpt gene encoding xanthine phosphoribosyltransferase — protein sequence MAGETPSAEERAGRPFPVSWDQFHRDCRALTWRLNEVGPFHAVIAITRGGLVPAAIVARELGVRVIDTVCIASYDHDKQGELQVLKGISEQAMKLGGGTGKGLLIVDDLVDTGKTGKLVREMLPDAHFATVYAKPKGRPLVDTFITEVSQDTWIFFPWDTALSYHPPLRDGAA from the coding sequence ATGGCTGGTGAAACACCGAGTGCAGAGGAACGGGCAGGTCGGCCCTTTCCAGTGTCGTGGGACCAGTTCCACCGGGATTGCCGGGCGCTGACCTGGCGCCTCAACGAGGTCGGCCCGTTCCACGCGGTGATCGCGATCACCCGCGGCGGCCTGGTGCCGGCCGCGATCGTGGCGCGCGAGCTCGGCGTGCGCGTGATCGATACGGTCTGCATCGCCAGCTACGATCATGACAAGCAGGGTGAGCTGCAGGTCCTCAAGGGAATCTCCGAGCAGGCGATGAAGCTCGGCGGCGGTACTGGCAAGGGACTTCTGATCGTCGACGATCTCGTCGACACCGGGAAGACCGGCAAGCTGGTGCGCGAGATGCTGCCGGACGCGCATTTCGCCACCGTCTACGCCAAACCGAAGGGACGTCCGCTGGTCGATACCTTCATCACGGAAGTTTCGCAGGATACGTGGATCTTCTTCCCCTGGGATACCGCGCTCTCCTATCACCCACCATTGCGCGACGGGGCGGCGTGA